The Aeoliella mucimassa genome includes the window GACCGTGGTGTCGCTCACCGAGGCAAACACCAGATTCAGCTTCTGCGATTCGGCTAGCAGAGCAAGCACTTGTCGCAGCGGTGCGTCGCGCACCACCAGGTGGATCATCCCTTCCTCGTTCTCGACTTCAATCGTGTCGGGGAGCACTCCGGAGCGGACCGGGATCAGCACCTCTTCCTCATCCGCTGGCACTGGTTCCGGCAGCGTTTCACTCGGCATGCCTTGCGCAGCAGGATTGACGAGCGATAGCGGGTACTGCTGACTATCCAAACGCGTCGTGGGTTGTGAGCCCCCGATGGTCTGAGCGTGGAGCATGCTGCTAGTCGCGACCAGCAGAAGTACCAGGCCCGTGGCCAGAGACGAAATGGGTTGGTTTATTTTCATCGAACGATCCTTCGTTGATTGATCGCCTACTGGGGCGACTGCCTTTCGCTCGACAGGACAACGCCTGCCTGGCTGATGCGTTTGACGTAGTATCCTTCCAAACGATCACCCACACGAATGGTTTTGTCTCCTACGAGGGCCACGAGCGTGCCATCGATCTCGACGATGGCCGTGGCTCCTTGTTCTTTTAGTTGTGCGAGGGCTTGCTGCTGTGGCGAAGCAGTTGGTGCGATCGGTCCGCCGCCGGTTAGCGAACGCGGGCCCGAGTTCACCTCCGGGCTTGTCCGCGCCCAAGTTGGCAGGGCCAACGGGTCGTGCGACAGTACCTCTTCGAGCACTGGCTGGGGCCAGGCTTCGATCGCTGGGGTGATGGCAACACGTAGCTTCGGGGTGCGTTCTCGAGCGTTGGGGCGTGTGCTCGCAGCGACTTCTGCAGGGGTGGCCAACTCCACTTTCGGGGCGGAGGTCCCACGGAAATTGCGCACCAGTACGAACACCAGCACCAGGGCCAGCACGCCGATCAAGGCGAGCTTGCCAGGCGTTGCGCCGACTTGCTCCATCCAGTTTTGCGATTGACGGGTCGTCATAGTGGCTGCTCCTCGGCTGGTGGCTCCAAGTCGGTTTGGATGCCAAACTGCAGAGAATAGACCACTTCGAACGGATAGACCCCTTCGACATCCGAACGCTTGAGCGACATGCTGCGAACCGTCGACAAACGCTCGAGCTGGTTCACGCCATGAAGGAACTGGCAAACGCTACTGTAACTGCCGCGACCGCTGATCACTACGTCGACTTCCGAATAGTCCTTGAACGAAGCGATTTCTTGCCGGCGGAAGTTGTCGATGATCACCCGATGCTGGGAGGCTAGTTTGGTGGTTTCGGAGAGAAACTGTGCTTCCAGCGGACTGATTGGAATGCGACGGCGGATGCCAGCAATCTGATCTTCCAAGTGTGTTTTGGTTTCCCGCAACTGACGGTGCATCGCATGCACGTTCGTATTATCATTCAGCAATACACTCAAATTCGCGATTCGCTCGCGGTGTTCCGACTCGCGATTGTGCAACGGAACGTGATACAGGCCATAGTACCCAAGTACCAACACTCCCCACACTGCAGCACCAATCGAAGTGGTGAGCAGGCGAAGCATGCGGCGGTCGTCGGGTAAGTTCATGGCCATTTGTTAGAAGGTATTACTGGGCTTAAAGTTGGCACTCGATGCGAAAGGCGGTCGCTGCGTCGTCGTCGTTGGTGCTGCTGGCACTCGAGCTCAAGGTTACGTCGGCAAACAGGTTGCTCGAACGCAGTGCCGAAGTGAATTGAGCGATGGCCGAATTGCCATACCCCATACCATGCATCACCGCGCGTCTCGCGTCGCCCGAGCGTTCGGTTGGTTCCAGTTCGATCGACTGAATGTAAACACCGCCTGAGGTCTCAGCGGCCGCATGCGACACCGCACCGAGCAGCGTGACCACGGGGCGGGTATCGACCAGGCGGAGCATCAGTTGCTGCGCTTCACGCATGTTGTTGATGCTGGTTCGCATGTCGATGCATTCGTCTTTTAGCATTTGCATCGGAGCGTACTGTTCTTCAAGCTCGCTGAGTTCGGCGAGCACCACGCGGTTTTGCCACCAGTGGTAAGTACCAACACCGAGAATCACCATCATGGTAGTTAGTAATACCTTGACCCAGAACGTTTGCACGTCGTGCAACAGTTGCCTGCGCTTGTCCTCGTCGGTCATCAGGTTGATGGAAGTTCTCACGACAGGTCCTCCCAGCAGAGAGCCGACAAGGCCATGGCCGATGCCAGCAGGCAGAGCGGTGTTCCCTTCGACTCGGCAAACGCTTCGTTCTCGGCGTCGAGCTTCCACACCCGGAATTCGCCCCCAGCACGGCGTTGCAGCACCTTGTCGATGCCTCGCAGGGTCGCGCCGCCGCCGAACAGGTAGTATCGCTTGGGAGCGGTGCTACTCTGACTGCCAGTAGTTTTGCGGCCAAAATTCTCGAGATGGCTTAGCGTTCGCTTCAGTTCGTCGACCATCGAAGCGATGGTAGGCTCGAGTAACTCGGCCACTACTTCGTCGACATCGGTTGCCATTTGCCCACCGAGCGAAACGGATTGCAGCAGTTCGACGACTTCCCCTTCGTCGAGGTCGAGTTGCTCGGCAATTTGGGTGAATGCATCGGCCAGCGAAGTGTTCTTGAGCTGCCGAATATATACCGGTTGTAGGCGGTGGAGCAGCACAAAGGTGGCCCCCGTGTAGCTCCAGTCGATGGCGGCGATCGTGTCGTTGGTGATGCTTTCGACCATGGCGACCGACCGCGCCAGCGTGTGCGGCAGGCCATCAATCGCTTCGCAGCTTAAACCGACCGTGCGAATGTCGCCCGCAGTGAGTTCCGACCAGCCCCGGCCGGTCGAGAGTACATTCACGGTCGGGTGTCCCGACTTGTTCGGCAAGCTCGGCCAATAGTCGAACACCCGATCAGACAGATCGATGCCAAGCGGCGATAGCTCGTCGACAATCGCCCGCAGTTGGGCGGGGCTGTCGTCGTTGGTGCTGGGAGCGGTGTTAAACTGGCAAGCCATGGTCGGCAGCACCGCGGCGGTTTGGCGGCCTCGGAACTTCGACGACATCACCAGCGCGGTGCCGATTTCGTTCGCGGCCGAAGAGTTCGAAGCAGTGATCGGTTCGTGCTCGCGCCAGGGAGCCGAGCGGGGGACGATGGCCGCTTCGGTCAGGCGCAGACGATCTCCTTGTCGTACCACCTGTGCCAGCTTGATGCTGTTGGCACCGAGGTCGAGCCCGATCCATCCGTGATTCGAACGCCCAAACATAGGAGTGTGATTTAGGTGAAGTGTGTGGTTACGAAACTAGCTTTTGCCTGCAAAGGTCGAGAGGTCGAACACCGGCAACATCACGGCCAATACTACGATTGCGACAATCAATCCCATGACCACGGTGATCATTGGCTCAAGGGAGGTTACCGCTTGGCGAGCGCGGTTTTCGCCTTCTTCTTCAAAGTACATGCCAACCAAGCGAGTCACTTCCGTGAGTTTGCCCGATTGCTCGGCGGTCGATAACATCTCGGCGGCCGAGTCGGGAACGATGAAGCTACCAATCAACTCGCTGGCGAAGCTCCGCCCGTTGACGACCGCGTCTTCCACGCGGGTAAACAGTTCCTGGTAGAGCGTGTTGCGACTGCTTTGACGTGCAAGCTGAACGCTATCGAGCAGCGGAACGCCGCTCTCCATGAGCATCGCCATTAACCGGCAACTACGGCCTACGAGAATCGAACGGGTGACTTCGTTGAGCATCGGCGTCGACAGCAGGAAGCGATCCCACAAGCGACGTCCGGTAGTGGTGGTCGGTACCGAAATCAGACCCAAGATCGCCAGCCCAATGACGGGACACCACAGCCACCAGTGCCCGCGGAGTTCGTCCGAAATCGCGATTAATGCCTGGGTGAGCCAGGGTAGCGACATGTCGTAGTCGTCGAACAACTTCGAAAACCGTGGTAGCACAAAGATCAACAGCAGGGTAATCACCCCGAGCGACACCAGCCCGAGCAGGACAGGATAGACCAGCATGCCGCGAATCGACCGCACTAGTCGCAAGCGACTGCGTTCGAGTTCGGCCAGTTGATCGAGCACGTCGGCCATGTGACCCGAGGCCTCGCCGGCGGCGATCGTCGCCACGTAGGCCGGCGTGAACACCTTGGGGTACTTACGAAGGGCTTCGGAGAACGAACGCCCTCCCATCACCGCGTCGTGAATCTCTTCCAGGATGACCCGCAACTGGGGACGTTTGCAGTGCGTTGCCACCGAATCGAGGGCCGAGGCAATGTCGACACCCGAGCGAAGCATGATCGCCATCTGCGAAGTCAGGTTCACCACGTCGAGCGCCGAAGTGCGTCCCCGCACCTTTTTCACCGGCGCAGGAGCCGACATGCGACCGGAAGGCGCAACTTCGGCAAACGACTTGGCGGCATTGATTTGCATATTGCAGGTGAAAACGTGCTGGTGAAACGTAGTGGCGATTATTCAAACAAGGTGATGCGGGCGACTTCTTCGAGGCTCGTGAGCTCACGTTTGGCCAGGTCGAGGCCTCCTTCGAGCAGCGTTGGGAACTTCTGCTCGCGGGTGTATTCATGAATTTCTTCTTGGCTGGCTTCGCGGGAGATCATCGAACGCAGTTCCGGCGTGGCCGGCAGCAGTTCGTACACGCCGTGGCGGCCTTGGAACCCGGTGTCGAAGCACTCGCGGCACCCCTGCCCGCGAGCAAAGCTGCGACGCATGTCGCCTTTGTAGTGCAATGATTTCAGGAAATCTTCGCTGGCGTAGTACGACGTGCGGCACTTCGGGCAGATCGTTCGCAGTAGTCGTTGGGCGAGCACTGCAACGAGGGCCGACGAGAGTTTGTAGTTCTCGACGCCCATGTCCATCAAACGGGTAATAGCCCCCGCAGCGTCGTTCGTATGCAGTGTGCTCAGCACCAGGTGACCCGTCAGAGCCGCTTGCACCGCTACCTTGGCGGTTTCGGCATCGCGGATTTCGCCGACCAGGATCACGTCGGGGTCCTGACGCAAAATCGAACGCAAGATCGAGGCAAACGTTACATTACGGGCCGAGTCGACCTGCACCTGGTTAATCATCTCCATCTGGTATTCCACCGGATCTTCGATGGTGACGATGTTGCGGTGTACGCTCTTAATCAGCTCCAAGGCCGAGTAAAGCGTCGTCGTCTTACCGCTACCAGTAGGACCGGTGACCAGGAACAGCCCGTAGGGTCGGTTGAGCAGCGACTTAAGCGTAGGGAGCATGTCAGTCGGCATGCCGAGCTTGTCGAGGTTGAATGTCAGCCGACCTTTGTCGAGCACACGCATCACGACCTTCTCGCCGAGCACGGTCGGCAGCGTCGAAATACGCAGGTCGACTTCTTTGCCGTCGACCACCACCTGGCAGCGACCATCCTGCGGCATGCGTTGCTCGGCAATATCGAGCTTGGCCATCACTTTCACACGGGAGACAATCGCCGGGTAAATGTCGCGCCGAGGGCGGAGCATCTCGACCAACTGGCCATCGATGCGAAACCGCACCACGCCGAAGCTGCGGCCTGGCTCGATATGAATGTCGCTCGCGGTCTTGCGAATCGATTGCAGAATCAGGTAGTTCACCAGATTGATGACAGGGCTACCTTCCACCAGGTCTTGCACCGAAGCGATATCGACGCTGGTGATGTCGGTCTGCAGTTCAACCGCATCGCTGTCCATGTCGGCCGTCACCGCGTCGACCGCGAAGTCGTCTTCGTAGCCACGCTTGAGCATCCGCTGGATCGAAGCCTGGAACGCGAACACCGGCTTCACCCGGAGGTCGGTCACGTGTTCGATGATGTCGATCTGATCGAGATCAAACGGATCGTGCATGGCGACGACCAACGTGTCGCGCACCCGGAACAAAGCGAGGGCGAGCAGTCGTTCGGCCAGTTCACGAGGAATCAGTCGCACCGCTTCGGGATCCAGCAAGCCTTCACGCAGCCGAGCGGCCGGCACTCGCAGCTGGGCTTCGATGTAGGGCAGCAGTTGCTCTTCGCTGACCGCACCCATTTCGAGCAAGGTCTCACCGAGCGGAAGCTGGCTATTGGCCTGTTCGGCCAGCGCCTTTTCCAGCTCTTCCGGCTTCAGCAGATTGGCCCCAATCAGCTGCTGACCAAGCGGCCGGCGTACATTGCTGTGGGCAATCGCTTCGGGCGTGGCTTCGCCATCCATCGGAGCGGTGAGTTCCGAAATGGAGCTAGGCGCGGCTTCGCGTGGGTAAGCAGTGCTCATCGTGCAAAGCTCCCCACGCCTGCCTTGGCGTTGTCAAAGATCTCAAAACGTTTCTCAACCCCAGTCAGTCGCAGTACATCAGCCACCAATGGCGAAGGGCTGGCAAGTTTGATCGAACCACCAACATGGTTGATTAGATCGCAACAGTCGAGCAGCGATTCCAACCCAGCGCTGTCCACCAGTTGTACGTTCGTCAGGTCGAGCACCACCATCGGTGCACCGGCAGCAGCGACTGGTTCGATCGTGGTCGCCAGCTCAGCCGCTTGTTCGGCATTGAGTGTCCCCTCGAGGCACAGCACGTCGACCGCGCCTTGTGTTTCGCAGCGAATCATAGTCGGGCCTCCTGGTAGAGCGGAAGCGAGACCGTGAACGTGCTACCGACATCCACTGCGGACTTCACCGTGATTTCACCACCATGCAGGCGGACAATCTCGTTGGCCAACGCCAGCCCTAAGCCGGTACCGGTTTCTTTCTGGACCCGAGGATCTTTGCTGCGGAAGAACTTCTCGAAGACGTGCGGCAATTCGCTGGTCGGAATGCCAACCCCAGTGTCTTCGACACTTACGGTTAAATGGTTGTCGGCCTTGTTTACGATCAGCCCAACACGGCCCCCTTCGGGCGTATATTTCGAAGCGTTGCCCAGCAGATTCACTAGCATCGTGGCCACTTTGTCTTTGTCTAAGTGGGCTTCGCCGAGTTTCTCGGGCAGGTCGACCCCCAGTTCTTGCGACTTCGAGCTGGTGAGTGGCCTCACTTTTTCCACTACCTCTTCGAACAACCGTTCGAGGTGGACGTTTTGGCGATTGATCGACAGCGAGCCAACTTCCATGCTGCTTACGCTCAGCAGGTCGTCTACAAAACGGGCCAACCGCGTTGCTTCGCTGTTAATGGTATTGCAGAACTCTTTTTGCTGCTCGATGTCAACGTCTTCCATCAAGGCCAGCGTTTCGGAATAGGCTTTGATGTTGGCCAGCGGCGTACGCAGTTCATGCGTCGCCGAATCGATGAACTGACCGCGCATTTCCTCGGCAAGCTTCTGTTGGGTGACGTCGCGAATCGACCATAGATGGCCATCCGAACCCTCTTTCACCGGTTGTCGTTCCACCCGCAGCACTCGCTGGCGCTGACCGCTGGTGCGAGTGAACTCGGCACGCGCGGAGCGTTCGGGGCTCACGTCGAGCAGTTTGCCGAGTTCATCGACGTTGTCGATATGCCCTGCGAGATAGTCGCGAATCGGACACCCAGTCGGGCTATCGGTCGAACTCGTCGTGCCGAGCAAAGCATCGAGCGCGCGGTTCGCGAACTGAATGCTCCCTTCGGCATCGGTGTAAGCAAAGCCTTCGACCATGTGATCGAGCACTTGCAGCGAGTCACGCTGCTTGCGTCCCTGGATGGCGTTAGCCACTCGCTCCGCAATGGATTGTTTGGGATGGTCGGGTTGCTGGTGTTGCAATGCGTCGACGATGCGGTTCCAGCCAACGCTAATCGAACAACTCGCAGGCAGCTTTGTAAGAGGTGGCAAGGTGCCGGTGTTCGACACGCTAGCTTCGCGGAGTTGCCGGTCGACTTGTTCCAAGGGACCTGTCATGCGGCGAATCACAAAAGCCCCGGCGGCAATCATGGCCAACGGAACGAGGATCGCTGGCGGAGCTACCTCGGCGGCTGCTTTCGCGGTCGACCAGAAGTCGGGGCCTGGGGTAGCCATCCAGAGCGTGCCGAAGGTCTCGCCTTGCACCTCTAGCGGCACGTGCATGTTGAGCACTGTTTGAGCGTCGGCGGTCTGGGACTTAGTGGCCGTTACCGCGCCCCAGCGTAGCTGCTCGCCAATAGGCGGCTCTTGTTCCAGTCCAACCTTCCCAGGGTCAGTGTGGGCGATAATTTGATTCTTGGCGTCGGTGATCGCGCACCATTGAATCTGATGAGCCTTCGAAGTGCGATCGACCAGATCGGGCAATCCAGAGGCTCCTTGCCGCAAGTAGACGATTTCGGCTTCGGCCGCGGTTTGCCCCAGAACGAGCAAGCTGCGGTTTTCGTTGCGATGAGACAGCACCGAGTAAACCGCGTACACCACCCCTAGTGATAGCCAGGTAATGGCTACCATGCAAAACAACAGGTAGCAGGAGACTACCTGTCGCGGAAAGCCAAGTTGGAGTGATCGGCGAAACAAAGTGGGACTCTTCCCTCGAAACAATTCACATATGTCGCTTGTGGCGGCACGAAAGGCATCAAACTCAGACGGTTGCTTTTGCCGCTAGTAGTTCCTGTACTTTCTTCAGTACCTGCGACGGGCTAAACGGCTTCGAAAACGTTGCTGCAATACCGAGTTCCGCACATAGCTGAGGTAACTCTAGCTCCATTCCTTTGGCGGTAAGCAATACAATCGGGGTATGCTCATACCGATCCAAGCTACGCAGGTTGGTGCAGAGTTCCACGCCGGTCATGTACGGCATTTGCTGATCGGTAAGCACAATGTCGAAGTCCTCCGCTTGGGCGTGTTGCCAAGCTTGGGCTCCGTCGCTGGCTTGTGTCACCGCGTAGCCGGCGCGTGCCAGGGTAAACTCGAGCACTCGCAGCAACGCGGCATTGTCCTCGGCGATCAGCACTTTTGAGGCAGTATTTTCCATCGCTCTAATATGGGTTACAGCTAGCTGTCAGGCTGCGCAACACTTGGCGCATCGCCTACCGTGTAACTCATCGGCCCCCTACGACTGGTAACTTCCCTACAACCGTTCCAGCCGGCAGATGCTAGTTAATCGGGAGTTCTTGCGTAATCTGTGGATGCTGCTTGAATCGCCTGACTTGCCAGTCGGTGCTTGGCTGGCATATTGCCGCATGCGCTGAGTCAGTTTAGGTAGACTGGTGAGCTACTCGAAGAAGTTGCATGCTAGCAGATTGCTGCCCGATCAGAATTCGAGCGCCAGCGCAAACCCGCTCGCCTGCCCCCTCGGTGAGTCCAAGGTGGGAGCGAGTATGGTTAGTACGAGCTGTAAGCTGTGGAGCTCGAGTCGGTAGCCGAGGTATTCGGGAAGAAGGCACCAGTGCTGGTGTTGAATCTCCAACCTTGAGTGCCGTTAGGTACGTCGCTGGTACCGGTAGCGATCTCGTTGTTCTTGTTTCCGACCGGGCAGCTGGGGAATTCGCCGCGCAGGTAGGGTTCCAGATCGGAGTGGAAATTCGCAGTGCTCGACGAGTCGGGCAGCTCACCGCCATTCTGGGCGGCGTACATTTCAATCGCGTTGCGAACTACAGACAGTGTTTGTTTCAAACTGTTTTCGGTGGCATCGGCCGATGTATTCAGGAACTTGGGGGCGGCAATACCTGCCAGGATCCCCAGGATCATGATCACGACCACCAGTTCTACGAGCGTAAAGCCCTTCTTCTTGTCCATGGTATGAACTTCCTCTCGACGCCTTATACCTAGGGAACATGCATCTATCACGTTGATGCAAGCTGGCTAAATACACCCACGTAGCAATTTGAAAACAGCCAGCTTGTCCTTGATTTCTTCAAGCTTAGGTTGCAGGAATGTCTCAGGAAGTTTTATGAAATAAAAAAATGAGATTCTGTTGTAACGGTTCTGCGGGATTCCGAAGGGTAGCGAAGTCGCTTGGTGTTCAATCGATCAACAATGCGGTCTTTTGCAATTGACCTACGCCATTACTAGCCTATTTTTTGGTATCCAGTGAAGGTGACAGATTTACTAATCGCTTTCGGTTGGATGGGGGGGAGCTGTTTTCGATTGGCCTTGGTTACCCATATGTACGTTGCTCCCTGCAATCAAGTAGACGACTCCGTGTGCGTAGTGCGCCAGCAGATGTTGGTTTCGCTGCTCGACACGTTTGATACCGACTTTCGACTAGTCGCGTCGACCGATCTCGACGACTGGCGGTACTTGGCCACCGACGAGTTGGTGGTCATCAATGACGCGCAAGTGGAACCAGAAGTCTCGGCCATTTGCGAGAGCATTCTGCAATCGCAAGAGCCGGTTGTTACCCCCTCGACTATCGGCGACGGGTGGCTCGTCGCGATACCACTACCGAACGACGTCGGTGGTATGCAAGTCGCCGTAGCGAGTATTGAGGGACAAGACCCTGAGATGCTCCGTCGGCTGGCAAAGCTCTGGTGTTCGTCGAGGCAGTATCAGCATCAAGTCGACAAATACGCTCAGGAATGCGAGCAGCTCACCGAGATTTTGAGCGAAGGACTCGAGGAGCTAACGTTCTTGCGGTCGATGGTCGCGTTTCTCGATATGTCGGATCATACGCACGATCTAACTTCGCTGGCCGAATCGACCTTTCCGCTGCTAAACGACAACATGCACGCCGATTGTCTGGCGTTGCTGCTGACTCCCGAAGGTTTGGGGCCACTGCGAGCAGTACCTGCCCTCGTGTGGGGGCCTAAGCCAGTGGATGGTCATTTGCTAAGTCGTGTCGTCGAGTTGTTTGGCCAGTCTTATTGTGATCAGCCAGTGGTGAAGAACCACATTCATCGCTTGCCTGAAGCCAGCGAACTAAATGGCGTTCGCGACTTTATTCTTACTCCGATTAAATCAGGTAGTACACACTACGGCTGGATGCTGGCCGCGAATCGCCAGCTGCCGGAAGGATTCGATCCAAGTAGCGACTGGGAGCTGAGTCACTACGAGTTCGGCACCAGCGAAGCCTCGCTACTATGTACCACGGTCTCCATTCTTGCGACGCACGCGAGCAACTGCGATTTGTTCCAAGAGAAAGAGCAAATGCTGGTAAACGTGGTGCGGTCGCTTGTGTCGGCGCTCGATGCCAAGGATCAATACACCTGTGGCCATAGCGAACGTGTTGCCTTGTACGCTAAGGTGCTCGCCGAACGGGTGGGCTACGACGAAGAAGCCTGCGAACGTATTTATATGACCGGACTGCTTCACGACGTTGGCAAAATCGGCGTGAGCGACGCGGTGTTGAAGAAGCCAGGCCGTTTGACCGACGAGGAGTTCGCCGAAATCAAGCGACATCCGGATGAAGGCTGGTCGATTCTTCAAGACCTTGCACAGTTAAAGTACGTGCTTCCAGGTGTGTTGCACCATCATGAAGAAGTCGATGGCTCTGGCTATCCCGATGGGCTGTCAGGAGACAAAATACCGCTAGATGGGCGGATTCTTGCCATCGTCGACGCCTGGGATGCGATGACCAGCGATCGTCCCTACCGCAATGGTATGCCGACGCAAAAGGCACTGAGCATTCTCGAAGAAGGTGCTGGATCACAGTGGGATTCGCAACTCGTTCAGGCGTTCCTCGAAGTGATCGACCGAATTGAATTGATTCGCAACACCTATCGACTACATGAACGCCCCATCCGAAAAATGGGATGCGGCATCTGACGCACGTCCCTTGCTGTCGAAGAGCTATCGACTAGCCGAACGCTACCGGCACACAACAATCGTCAGGTCGTCGGCCTTCGACGGCATCCCTTCCTTCGGTTCGATCATTCGCTCCCGAGCCAGGGCTCGCAGTGCTTCGCAGGCCTTGGCGACCGGGCCTTTGCGGGCGATGCTAATGATCTCCTTGGAGTGAAGATTATCGAACAGCCCGTCGCTGGCGAGCACCAACGTATCGCGTTGAGCGAAGCGGGTTTCCGAGCCAATCTCAATCCGCAGATTCGCATCTCCCACGACGTTTGAGACGAGATGCCGTTCCTCGTGATGCATCGCATCGTTCGCGTCGAGCAGGCCTGCTTCCACCCCATAGCCGACAGGGGAGTGGGCCATTGTTTCGAGTTTCAGCTTCCCCCGCCCACCGAAGAGCAAGATGCCTGAATCGCCGACATGATAGGTGCGGATGGTCGAGTTGGTGACTTCGGCAATGGCGAGCGTCGTCGCGGCCCCGCGTCCGAGTTCCAGCACGTCGCGATTAGCGGCTTCGATGCCGTTGAGGATCGCCGACCGCAGCATCACATGCTCGGGATCAGCCTGGCTCATGGCCAGGCGTATGCGGCGCACCGCCAGGGCCGAGGCTTCCTCGCCGAGGGCGGAGCCTCCCAGGCCGTCGGCCACGACCAGCACGGCCGCGTCGTCGCCCCAGGGCAGCAGGGCTGCGGAGTCTTCGTTGGCGGTTTCCTTGGTCGGCGAGCGCTGCGAGACCATGGCGACCATGCGATCGGACAATGGCATCTCAACCGGCGCGTCCATGTTGGATGCCGTCAGCAGCTTTGCGCGAGGCATCACCCGGGCGTCAGCCTCCGCTACCGCTACCGAATTGTTTTCAGTGCCTTCGTGCACCATGGACAGTAACTCCAGTGATCACCCGCCACGCCCCAGCCACATCGCTGGCAAGTCTGGCCCGATCCGTGTAGCTGCCAACGGCGTCGTACTTTCGTCTGACACCAGGGGCAGTACCGCATGAACGGCATCAGTAGTTTACGTTCGCATTTGGCATTCGTACACTTTGCCGTGTAGCGCTTGTCCGAATATTGTCGCTCGGACGAAGGTTCGAAGCCAGGGCCGTAGCACCAAGGGCAATAAACCCAGTCGAGCTTCATGCCACGATGGCAACGGGGGCAGCATTGGGGATACTTTGTATCGTCATTATGCTTTTTGCGTTTTTTGCCGCACCAAGGACAGGCGTGCATCGATTCGGAGACAGGACCGCTACATTTGTCGCATTCGTATTTAGCCTCTAATTCGGCCCCGTAGAGTTTGAGGAACTCTTTGCGCTGCACCGCTCGCCAGTCGAGGGCCCGCGAGGTCTTGC containing:
- the pilO gene encoding type 4a pilus biogenesis protein PilO; this translates as MNLPDDRRMLRLLTTSIGAAVWGVLVLGYYGLYHVPLHNRESEHRERIANLSVLLNDNTNVHAMHRQLRETKTHLEDQIAGIRRRIPISPLEAQFLSETTKLASQHRVIIDNFRRQEIASFKDYSEVDVVISGRGSYSSVCQFLHGVNQLERLSTVRSMSLKRSDVEGVYPFEVVYSLQFGIQTDLEPPAEEQPL
- a CDS encoding PilN domain-containing protein, yielding MRTSINLMTDEDKRRQLLHDVQTFWVKVLLTTMMVILGVGTYHWWQNRVVLAELSELEEQYAPMQMLKDECIDMRTSINNMREAQQLMLRLVDTRPVVTLLGAVSHAAAETSGGVYIQSIELEPTERSGDARRAVMHGMGYGNSAIAQFTSALRSSNLFADVTLSSSASSTNDDDAATAFRIECQL
- a CDS encoding type IV pilus biogenesis protein PilM; translated protein: MFGRSNHGWIGLDLGANSIKLAQVVRQGDRLRLTEAAIVPRSAPWREHEPITASNSSAANEIGTALVMSSKFRGRQTAAVLPTMACQFNTAPSTNDDSPAQLRAIVDELSPLGIDLSDRVFDYWPSLPNKSGHPTVNVLSTGRGWSELTAGDIRTVGLSCEAIDGLPHTLARSVAMVESITNDTIAAIDWSYTGATFVLLHRLQPVYIRQLKNTSLADAFTQIAEQLDLDEGEVVELLQSVSLGGQMATDVDEVVAELLEPTIASMVDELKRTLSHLENFGRKTTGSQSSTAPKRYYLFGGGATLRGIDKVLQRRAGGEFRVWKLDAENEAFAESKGTPLCLLASAMALSALCWEDLS
- a CDS encoding type II secretion system F family protein produces the protein MQINAAKSFAEVAPSGRMSAPAPVKKVRGRTSALDVVNLTSQMAIMLRSGVDIASALDSVATHCKRPQLRVILEEIHDAVMGGRSFSEALRKYPKVFTPAYVATIAAGEASGHMADVLDQLAELERSRLRLVRSIRGMLVYPVLLGLVSLGVITLLLIFVLPRFSKLFDDYDMSLPWLTQALIAISDELRGHWWLWCPVIGLAILGLISVPTTTTGRRLWDRFLLSTPMLNEVTRSILVGRSCRLMAMLMESGVPLLDSVQLARQSSRNTLYQELFTRVEDAVVNGRSFASELIGSFIVPDSAAEMLSTAEQSGKLTEVTRLVGMYFEEEGENRARQAVTSLEPMITVVMGLIVAIVVLAVMLPVFDLSTFAGKS
- a CDS encoding GspE/PulE family protein; translation: MSTAYPREAAPSSISELTAPMDGEATPEAIAHSNVRRPLGQQLIGANLLKPEELEKALAEQANSQLPLGETLLEMGAVSEEQLLPYIEAQLRVPAARLREGLLDPEAVRLIPRELAERLLALALFRVRDTLVVAMHDPFDLDQIDIIEHVTDLRVKPVFAFQASIQRMLKRGYEDDFAVDAVTADMDSDAVELQTDITSVDIASVQDLVEGSPVINLVNYLILQSIRKTASDIHIEPGRSFGVVRFRIDGQLVEMLRPRRDIYPAIVSRVKVMAKLDIAEQRMPQDGRCQVVVDGKEVDLRISTLPTVLGEKVVMRVLDKGRLTFNLDKLGMPTDMLPTLKSLLNRPYGLFLVTGPTGSGKTTTLYSALELIKSVHRNIVTIEDPVEYQMEMINQVQVDSARNVTFASILRSILRQDPDVILVGEIRDAETAKVAVQAALTGHLVLSTLHTNDAAGAITRLMDMGVENYKLSSALVAVLAQRLLRTICPKCRTSYYASEDFLKSLHYKGDMRRSFARGQGCRECFDTGFQGRHGVYELLPATPELRSMISREASQEEIHEYTREQKFPTLLEGGLDLAKRELTSLEEVARITLFE
- a CDS encoding STAS domain-containing protein, with product MIRCETQGAVDVLCLEGTLNAEQAAELATTIEPVAAAGAPMVVLDLTNVQLVDSAGLESLLDCCDLINHVGGSIKLASPSPLVADVLRLTGVEKRFEIFDNAKAGVGSFAR
- a CDS encoding ATP-binding protein — its product is MFRRSLQLGFPRQVVSCYLLFCMVAITWLSLGVVYAVYSVLSHRNENRSLLVLGQTAAEAEIVYLRQGASGLPDLVDRTSKAHQIQWCAITDAKNQIIAHTDPGKVGLEQEPPIGEQLRWGAVTATKSQTADAQTVLNMHVPLEVQGETFGTLWMATPGPDFWSTAKAAAEVAPPAILVPLAMIAAGAFVIRRMTGPLEQVDRQLREASVSNTGTLPPLTKLPASCSISVGWNRIVDALQHQQPDHPKQSIAERVANAIQGRKQRDSLQVLDHMVEGFAYTDAEGSIQFANRALDALLGTTSSTDSPTGCPIRDYLAGHIDNVDELGKLLDVSPERSARAEFTRTSGQRQRVLRVERQPVKEGSDGHLWSIRDVTQQKLAEEMRGQFIDSATHELRTPLANIKAYSETLALMEDVDIEQQKEFCNTINSEATRLARFVDDLLSVSSMEVGSLSINRQNVHLERLFEEVVEKVRPLTSSKSQELGVDLPEKLGEAHLDKDKVATMLVNLLGNASKYTPEGGRVGLIVNKADNHLTVSVEDTGVGIPTSELPHVFEKFFRSKDPRVQKETGTGLGLALANEIVRLHGGEITVKSAVDVGSTFTVSLPLYQEARL
- a CDS encoding response regulator; the protein is MENTASKVLIAEDNAALLRVLEFTLARAGYAVTQASDGAQAWQHAQAEDFDIVLTDQQMPYMTGVELCTNLRSLDRYEHTPIVLLTAKGMELELPQLCAELGIAATFSKPFSPSQVLKKVQELLAAKATV